DNA from Chitinophaga pendula:
ACTTATCAGTTTCAGGCAATGATCACATTCAATACACTCAAAGAAGAACACATCATCTGGTTCCGGCAAACGCTGGGAGAAAATAATGTACTGGTAGATCAAGAACGCCTGTCGCCATACGCACACGACGAAACTGAAGACCTCCACTTCCTGCCCGAAGTAGTGCTCAAACCTTCCCTGACAGAAGAACTTAGTAAGATCATGAAATACTGCTATCAGGAAAACCTGCCTGTCACCCCCAGGGGTGGCGGTACCGGCCTGAGCGGCGGCGCCCTGCCACAGCATGCAGGCGTATTGATCTCCATGGAAAGATTCAACACCATCATTCATATCGACGAACGTAATCTACAGGTAGTAACAGAACCTGGCGTTATTACCGAAGTACTGCAAAATGCAGTGAAAGAAGTAGGATTGTTCTACCCACCAGATCCCAGCAGCAAAGGCTCCTGTTTTATCGGTGGTAACATTGCCGAAAACTCCGGTGGCCCCAAAGCTGTGAAATATGGCGTGGTAAAAGATTATGTACTTAACCTGGAAATGGTACTGCCTACCGGAGAAGTGATATGGACAGGCGCTAATGTGCTGAAAAATGCAACAGGATATAATCTCACACAGCTGGTAGTAGGCAGTGAAGGCACACTGGGCATCGTTACCAAGATCGTATTGCGACTCATCCCCCTCCCTAAATATGATCTGCTCATGCTGGTGCCCTTCCGCGCAGCAAAAAACGCCTGCGCCGCCGTCAGCGCTATCTTCAGAGCTGGATACATTCCCTCCGCCATGGAGTTCATGGAAAGGGATGCCCTCGAATGGGTAATGCAATATGTAGACAGCAGCCTGGTAAAACTCGAACCAGACGTACAGGCACACCTGCTCATCGAAGTCGATGGCAACTATCCCGAACTGCTCATGCAGGAAATGGAAGGCATCGCCACCGTAGTAGCCGGCTTTGACAGCGGCGATATCCTGTTCGCAGAAGATCACCAGCAGAAAGAAGAACTGTGGAAACTGCG
Protein-coding regions in this window:
- a CDS encoding FAD-binding oxidoreductase, giving the protein MITFNTLKEEHIIWFRQTLGENNVLVDQERLSPYAHDETEDLHFLPEVVLKPSLTEELSKIMKYCYQENLPVTPRGGGTGLSGGALPQHAGVLISMERFNTIIHIDERNLQVVTEPGVITEVLQNAVKEVGLFYPPDPSSKGSCFIGGNIAENSGGPKAVKYGVVKDYVLNLEMVLPTGEVIWTGANVLKNATGYNLTQLVVGSEGTLGIVTKIVLRLIPLPKYDLLMLVPFRAAKNACAAVSAIFRAGYIPSAMEFMERDALEWVMQYVDSSLVKLEPDVQAHLLIEVDGNYPELLMQEMEGIATVVAGFDSGDILFAEDHQQKEELWKLRRRVAEAVKANSVYKEEDTVVPRAELPILLKGVKEIGRKYGFHSVCYGHAGDGNLHVNIIRGQLSEEQWNGTLKQGIREIFELVKSLGGTISGEHGIGLVQKDYMDIIFTDASMNLMRQIKKAFDPKHILNRGKIFDC